In the Enterococcus gilvus ATCC BAA-350 genome, GCATGTGTAATTGGTTCCGGAGTTGCAACAATTAATCCAGGAGGAGGATTCATATTTCATGGAACAGGAGATGTTATCAATACTGGATTAACTGCCGCTATCTCAGCTTATTTAATTTTATTATTAGGAAAAAAACTACAAGCGTTTACGATTTTGGTTATACCTACTATTGTGGCAATTGTTGGAGGAGGTATAGGTACACTTTTGTTGCCTTATGTTAAGTACATTACAACATTATTGGGACAATTTATAAATACTTTAACTGTACTTCAGCCAATTCCGATGACTATAGCGATTTCAGTCATGTTCTCAATGATGATTGTATCACCTATTGCCACTGTCGGTATTGCGACAGCAATATCTTTATCTGGTATTGCATCAGGAGCTGCAAATCTAGGTATTTGTGCTGCTGGGTTTGGTTTGTGCGTAGCAGGATGGCGATCTAATTCAGTTCCAACTTCATTGGCGCATTTCATTGGATCTCCTAAAATGCAGATGGCTAATGTACTAAAAAAGCCTAAAATTATGTTACCAATCATTTGTAATGCGGCAATAACAGGGCTATTTGCCTATATTTTTGA is a window encoding:
- a CDS encoding PTS transporter subunit IIC, whose amino-acid sequence is MEHLRPKEFTMNILNGISLGIVVALIPGALLSELSKALNWSFGLTATGIAQTLMPIIVGVAIAINFKFTPIQIGSLGMACVIGSGVATINPGGGFIFHGTGDVINTGLTAAISAYLILLLGKKLQAFTILVIPTIVAIVGGGIGTLLLPYVKYITTLLGQFINTLTVLQPIPMTIAISVMFSMMIVSPIATVGIATAISLSGIASGAANLGICAAGFGLCVAGWRSNSVPTSLAHFIGSPKMQMANVLKKPKIMLPIICNAAITGLFAYIFDLKGTPFSAGFGFSGFIGPINALALSADGWTTLNIIKVVISFLIVPLMLSFLFTHLFNQILAISKSEDYKINYN